A window of the Vigna angularis cultivar LongXiaoDou No.4 chromosome 3, ASM1680809v1, whole genome shotgun sequence genome harbors these coding sequences:
- the LOC108326581 gene encoding putative lipase ROG1 isoform X1, whose translation MEDRSLCASESVVEGSRDVWSSEPSLATSADHLVVMVNGILGRTTDWKYAAGQFVKELPDKVFVHCSERNVSMLTLDGVDVMGERLAEEVLEVIRSKPNLRKISFVAHSVGGLVARYAIGRLYRPPEKGSMKDSCNEESKESSVGTIGGLEAMNFIAVATPHLGSRGNKQVPFLLGVPAFEKVASCVIHFIFRRTGRHLFLTDDDEGKPPLLKRMIEDYGDLYFMSALSSFKRRFAYSNVDYDHIVGWRTSSIRRQSELANWKDTLNEKYTHVVYEEHCKACSDAEQYDILEDNNSDKIEEELVTGLSRVSWEKVDVSFRNSKNKFAAHTIIQVKDQITQIEGADVIQHMIDHFLL comes from the exons atggAGGATAGGAGCTTGTGCGCGTCGGAGTCGGTTGTTGAAGGAAGTCGCGATGTTTGGAGTTCGGAACCGTCGCTCGCTACCTCCGCAGATCACCTCGTTGTAATGGTGAACGGAATTCTCGGACG TACAACGGATTGGAAATATGCTGCGGGGCAATTTGTCAAGGAATTGCCTGATAAAGTGTTTGTTCACT GTAGCGAACGAAATGTGTCTATGCTCACTCTAGATGGCGTGGATGTAATGGGGGAGAGATTAGCAGAAGAG GTGCTTGAAGTGATTCGAAGCAAGCCAAATTTGCGTAAGATATCCTTTGTTGCACACTCTGTGGGAGGACTAGTGGCACGATATGCAATTGGGAGGCTGTATAGGCCACCTGAAAAAGGATCTATGAAGGACTCTTGCAATGAAGAAAGTAAGGAGAGCTCAGTGGGCACAATAGGTGGCTTGGAGGCTATGAATTTCATTGCTGTGGCCACACCTCATTTAGGATCAAGGGGCAATAAGCAG GTTCCATTTCTTTTGGGGGTACCTGCTTTTGAGAAAGTTGCCAGTTGTgttattcatttcatttttagaaGAACTGGTCGGCATCTTTTCCTTACTGATGATGATGAAGGAAAACCTCCATTGCTTAAACGCATGATTGAAGACTATGGTGATTTGTATTTCAT GTCTGCATTGAGCAGTTTTAAACGCCGATTTGCATATTCAAATGTGGACTATGATC atattGTTGGCTGGAGAACGTCATCAATTAGACGTCAAAGTGAACTTGCAAAT TGGAAGGATACCCTCAATGAAAAATATACACATGTTGTATATGAAGAGCACTGCAAGGCTTGTTCTGATGCTGAACAATATGACATATTGGAAGATAACAACTCTGACAAGATAGAAG AGGAGCTTGTAACTGGCTTATCTCGTGTGTCATGGGAAAAAGTAGATGTTAGCTTCCGCAATAGCAAGAATAAATTTGCTGCTCATACTATCATTCAG GTCAAAGAccaaatcacacaaatagaaggTGCAGATGTTATACAGCATATGATTGATCATTTTCTTCTGTAG
- the LOC108325587 gene encoding cucumisin produces the protein MISLKLWYLLHILTCLLLLTQTYCEDGRKAYIVYMGDHSNGVECKESVHISMLQNILGSKFAADALLHSYKKSFNGFVAKLTEEEAVKMEGLDGVVSVLQNKKNELHTTRSWDFIGLPQSVERTTAESDIIVGVIDTGIWPESDSFNDQGFGPPPRKWKGTCHNFTCNNKIIGGKYFHMEGSYEKDELISPRDSDGHGTHCASTAAGNSVEFASFFGLASGTARGGVPSARIAVYKPCWSSGCDDADILQAFDEAIEDGIDIISISLGPRIVEHNDYFNDIYAIGSFHAMKKGILTSTSAGNTGPEFYTISKNAPWTLSVAASTIDRKFFTSVQLGDGTVYQGVSINSFDLKNESFPLIYAGNAPNINGGYNSSISRFCIQHSLDENLVKGKIVLCDGLQESSSLGLVSGAAGVLLRSAVPEDVTSIYALPTVQLGLRNGALIHSYINLTSNPTATIFKSNEGKDSVAPYIASFSSRGPNAITPNILKPDLAAPGVEILAAWSPISPVSDVRGDNRVANYGVVSGTSMACPHATAAAAYVKSFHPYWSPAAIKSALMTTATPMSALLNPEAEFAYGAGQINPMKSLNPGLVYDANETDYVNFLCGQGYDTKRLRTITKDDSSCTQQPNNGMVWDLNLPSFALSINTSTPFSRTFHRTVTNVGANTSTYKARLSVVAALLKVKVEPDVISFSYVGQKKSFTLVIEGTLNVETVSSSLIWDDGTFQVRSPIVVFHP, from the exons atgatatctCTTAAATTATGGTATCTTCTCCATATACTTACTTGCTTGCTTCTTTTGACTCAAACATATTGTGAAGATGGAAGAAAG GCCTACATTGTGTATATGGGCGATCATTCCAACGGCGTTGAATGCAAGGAATCCGTTCACATCAGTATGCTTCAAAATATCCTCGGCAG CAAATTTGCAGCAGATGCTTTGCTACACAGCTACAAGAAGAGTTTTAATGGTTTTGTTGCAAAGCTAACAGAAGAGGAAGCAGTGAAAATGGAAG GATTGGATGGTGTTGTTTCTGTTCtccaaaacaaaaagaatgagCTGCATACAACAAGGTCTTGGGATTTCATAGGCTTACCTCAGTCTGTGGAGAGAACAACTGCAGAGAGTGACATAATTGTTGGAGTAATAGATACTGGAATTTGGCCAGAATCTGATAGTTTTAATGACCAAGGATTTGGTCCACCTCCACGAAAATGGAAGGGCACTTGCCATAACTTCACTTGCAATAA TAAAATAATTGGAGGAAAATATTTTCACATGGAGGGTTCGTATGAAAAAGATGAGTTGATATCTCCAAGGGATTCAGATGGGCATGGCACTCATTGTGCATCCACTGCTGCAGGAAATTCAGTTGAGTTCGCAAGTTTCTTTGGCCTTGCATCAGGAACAGCAAGAGGAGGAGTTCCATCAGCACGCATTGCTGTGTACAAGCCTTGTTGGTCATCTGGTTGTGACGATGCAGACATCCTTCAAGCATTTGATGAAGCCATTGAAGATGGTATTGACATCATTTCCATTTCATTAGGACCAAGAATCGTAGAACACAACGACTATTTCAATGATATATATGCGATAGGGAGTTTCCATGCTATGAAGAAAGGCATATTAACATCCACTTCAGCTGGTAATACAGGTCCTGAGTTTTATACAATATCTAAAAATGCACCATGGACACTTTCTGTAGCAGCTAGCACTATAGACAGAAAGTTTTTTACCAGTGTTCAGTTGGGTGATGGCACAGTTTATCAG GGAGTTTCAATCAATTCATTTGATCTGAAAAACGAGAGCTTTCCATTAATTTATGCTGGAAATGCACCAAACATCAATGGTGGATACAATAGTTCCATATCCAG GTTTTGCATCCAACATTCCTTAGACGAGAATTTGGTGAAGGGGAAAATTGTTTTGTGTGATGGTCTTCAAGAATCTTCATCTCTGGGATTGGTGTCTGGAGCAGCTGGTGTTTTACTGAGAAGTGCAGTGCCAGAAGATGTGACTTCTATCTATGCATTGCCAACCGTTCAACTTGGCCTTAGAAACGGGGCACTCATACATTCTTACATAAATCTAACAAG TAATCCCACTGCTACTATATTTAAGAGTAATGAAGGTAAAGACTCAGTAGCCCCTTACATAGCTTCATTCTCATCTAGAGGACCAAATGCAATCACTCCAAACATTCTTAAG CCTGATTTAGCTGCTCCAGGGGTTGAGATTTTAGCTGCATGGTCTCCAATTTCTCCTGTTTCTGATGTAAGAGGAGATAACAGAGTTGCAAACTATGGTGTAGTGTCTGGAACTTCAATGGCATGCCCTCATGCTACTGCAGCAGCAGCTTATGTCAAATCATTTCATCCTTATTGGTCACCTGCAGCAATCAAATCAGCACTTATGACCACTG CTACCCCAATGAGTGCATTACTCAATCCTGAAGCTGAATTTGCTTATGGTGCTGGCCAAATCAACCCTATGAAGTCACTGAATCCTGGATTAGTTTATGATGCAAATGAAACTGATTACGTTAACTTTCTATGCGGTCAGGGATATGATACCAAAAGACTAAGAACTATTACAAAAGATGATAGTAGTTGTACACAACAACCGAATAATGGAATGGTTTGGGATCTTAATCTCCCATCTTTTGCTCTTTCCATCAACACTTCAACACCTTTCAGTAGAACTTTTCATAGAACAGTTACCAATGTTGGAGCCAACACATCAACATATAAAGCTAGACTAAGTGTAGTTGCAGCTTTATTGAAGGTGAAAGTGGAGCCAGATGTTATTTCCTTCTCATATGTGGGTCAAAAGAAATCCTTCACTCTTGTGATTGAAGGGACACTTAATGTGGAGACAGTTTCGTCTTCTTTGATTTGGGATGATGGAACTTTTCAAGTTAGAAGTCCTATTGTTGTTTTCCATCCATAA
- the LOC108326581 gene encoding putative lipase ROG1 isoform X2, whose protein sequence is MVNGILGRTTDWKYAAGQFVKELPDKVFVHCSERNVSMLTLDGVDVMGERLAEEVLEVIRSKPNLRKISFVAHSVGGLVARYAIGRLYRPPEKGSMKDSCNEESKESSVGTIGGLEAMNFIAVATPHLGSRGNKQVPFLLGVPAFEKVASCVIHFIFRRTGRHLFLTDDDEGKPPLLKRMIEDYGDLYFMSALSSFKRRFAYSNVDYDHIVGWRTSSIRRQSELANWKDTLNEKYTHVVYEEHCKACSDAEQYDILEDNNSDKIEEELVTGLSRVSWEKVDVSFRNSKNKFAAHTIIQVKDQITQIEGADVIQHMIDHFLL, encoded by the exons ATGGTGAACGGAATTCTCGGACG TACAACGGATTGGAAATATGCTGCGGGGCAATTTGTCAAGGAATTGCCTGATAAAGTGTTTGTTCACT GTAGCGAACGAAATGTGTCTATGCTCACTCTAGATGGCGTGGATGTAATGGGGGAGAGATTAGCAGAAGAG GTGCTTGAAGTGATTCGAAGCAAGCCAAATTTGCGTAAGATATCCTTTGTTGCACACTCTGTGGGAGGACTAGTGGCACGATATGCAATTGGGAGGCTGTATAGGCCACCTGAAAAAGGATCTATGAAGGACTCTTGCAATGAAGAAAGTAAGGAGAGCTCAGTGGGCACAATAGGTGGCTTGGAGGCTATGAATTTCATTGCTGTGGCCACACCTCATTTAGGATCAAGGGGCAATAAGCAG GTTCCATTTCTTTTGGGGGTACCTGCTTTTGAGAAAGTTGCCAGTTGTgttattcatttcatttttagaaGAACTGGTCGGCATCTTTTCCTTACTGATGATGATGAAGGAAAACCTCCATTGCTTAAACGCATGATTGAAGACTATGGTGATTTGTATTTCAT GTCTGCATTGAGCAGTTTTAAACGCCGATTTGCATATTCAAATGTGGACTATGATC atattGTTGGCTGGAGAACGTCATCAATTAGACGTCAAAGTGAACTTGCAAAT TGGAAGGATACCCTCAATGAAAAATATACACATGTTGTATATGAAGAGCACTGCAAGGCTTGTTCTGATGCTGAACAATATGACATATTGGAAGATAACAACTCTGACAAGATAGAAG AGGAGCTTGTAACTGGCTTATCTCGTGTGTCATGGGAAAAAGTAGATGTTAGCTTCCGCAATAGCAAGAATAAATTTGCTGCTCATACTATCATTCAG GTCAAAGAccaaatcacacaaatagaaggTGCAGATGTTATACAGCATATGATTGATCATTTTCTTCTGTAG